In a single window of the Rhineura floridana isolate rRhiFlo1 chromosome 3, rRhiFlo1.hap2, whole genome shotgun sequence genome:
- the LRRC59 gene encoding leucine-rich repeat-containing protein 59 isoform X2 has translation MVKSGGKGVNLKDKLEGNELDLSLCDLNEVPVKELAGLPKATILDLSCNNLTTLPSDFCSLTHLVKLDLSKNQLQQLPSEFGRLVNLQHLDLLNNQLVTLPVSFAQLKNLKWLDLKDNPLDPTLAKVAGDCLDEKQCKQAAIRVLQHMRAIQSELDRERQRKLQAERELEKKREAEQRVREAQERELRKREKAEEKERRRREYDALRAAKQEMAAQSRKEKELSVSHPSNPPQHKRSWSRVLLKILLFLLLGALSTLAICKITELQRQPVCISVNTLYEDVLTLLQSREILQNVLQPNTQQ, from the exons ATGGTGAAATCTGGAGGAAAAGGAGTGAATCTAAAAGACAAACTGGAGGGCAATGAGTTGGACTTGAGCCTGTGTGACCTGAATGAGGTGCCGGTTAAAGAGCTG GCAGGGCTTCCAAAGGCTACCATTTTAGATTTATCCTGTAACAACCTTACTACTTTACCT TCAGATTTCTGCAGTTTGACCCACCTGGTGAAACTTGACCTAAGTAAAAATCAGCTTCAGCAACTACCTTCGGAATTTGGTCGCTTGGTCAACTTGCAACACCTAGACCTTCTGAACAATCAATTAGTTACCTTGCCAGTCAGTTTTGCACAACTCAAG AACCTGAAGTGGCTAGATCTGAAGGACAACCCTCTGGATCCCACGCTTGCTAAGGTAGCTGGAGATTGTTTGGATGAAAAGCAATGTAAACAGGCTGCTATCAGG GTACTGCAGCATATGAGGGCCATCCAATCTGAGCTGGATCGTGAGAGGCAACGAAAACTACAAGCAGAGCGAG AGCTGGAGAAGAAGCGTGAGGCAGAGCAACGAGTGAGGGAAGCTCAAGAGAGGGAACTGCGGAAGCGGGAGAAGGCTGAAGAGAAAGAACGCCGGAGACGGGAGTATGATGCCCTGAGAGCAGCAAAGCAGGAAATGGCAGCGCAGTCAAGGAAAGAAAAGG aacTCTCCGTTTCCCATCCATCAAACCCACCCCAACACAAACGGTCCTGGTCTAGAGTCCTATTGAAGATATTACTGTTCCTGCTGCTAGGTGCCCTCAGTACTCTGGCTATTTGTAAGATTACAGAGTTGCAGCGCCAGCCTGTATGCATCAGTGTGAACACGCTCTATGAAGATGTACTAACCCTTTTGCAAAGTCGTGAAATCCTTCAAAATGTACTGCAGCCAAACACACAGCAGTAG
- the LRRC59 gene encoding leucine-rich repeat-containing protein 59 isoform X1 codes for MVKSGGKGVNLKDKLEGNELDLSLCDLNEVPVKELAGLPKATILDLSCNNLTTLPSDFCSLTHLVKLDLSKNQLQQLPSEFGRLVNLQHLDLLNNQLVTLPVSFAQLKNLKWLDLKDNPLDPTLAKVAGDCLDEKQCKQAAIRVLQHMRAIQSELDRERQRKLQAERELEKKREAEQRVREAQERELRKREKAEEKERRRREYDALRAAKQEMAAQSRKEKGENPKLSVSHPSNPPQHKRSWSRVLLKILLFLLLGALSTLAICKITELQRQPVCISVNTLYEDVLTLLQSREILQNVLQPNTQQ; via the exons ATGGTGAAATCTGGAGGAAAAGGAGTGAATCTAAAAGACAAACTGGAGGGCAATGAGTTGGACTTGAGCCTGTGTGACCTGAATGAGGTGCCGGTTAAAGAGCTG GCAGGGCTTCCAAAGGCTACCATTTTAGATTTATCCTGTAACAACCTTACTACTTTACCT TCAGATTTCTGCAGTTTGACCCACCTGGTGAAACTTGACCTAAGTAAAAATCAGCTTCAGCAACTACCTTCGGAATTTGGTCGCTTGGTCAACTTGCAACACCTAGACCTTCTGAACAATCAATTAGTTACCTTGCCAGTCAGTTTTGCACAACTCAAG AACCTGAAGTGGCTAGATCTGAAGGACAACCCTCTGGATCCCACGCTTGCTAAGGTAGCTGGAGATTGTTTGGATGAAAAGCAATGTAAACAGGCTGCTATCAGG GTACTGCAGCATATGAGGGCCATCCAATCTGAGCTGGATCGTGAGAGGCAACGAAAACTACAAGCAGAGCGAG AGCTGGAGAAGAAGCGTGAGGCAGAGCAACGAGTGAGGGAAGCTCAAGAGAGGGAACTGCGGAAGCGGGAGAAGGCTGAAGAGAAAGAACGCCGGAGACGGGAGTATGATGCCCTGAGAGCAGCAAAGCAGGAAATGGCAGCGCAGTCAAGGAAAGAAAAGGGTGAGAATCCAA aacTCTCCGTTTCCCATCCATCAAACCCACCCCAACACAAACGGTCCTGGTCTAGAGTCCTATTGAAGATATTACTGTTCCTGCTGCTAGGTGCCCTCAGTACTCTGGCTATTTGTAAGATTACAGAGTTGCAGCGCCAGCCTGTATGCATCAGTGTGAACACGCTCTATGAAGATGTACTAACCCTTTTGCAAAGTCGTGAAATCCTTCAAAATGTACTGCAGCCAAACACACAGCAGTAG